The genomic interval GCTGCTGGTGCGGATCAGGTTGAGCCAACCGTCCGTTCGGTCCTCAACCAGCCGGAGCGTGACCTTGAGGTCATTGTGGTGGCGCCGTCCCAGAGCCAGGCTGCCGCAGGGTGCCAAGCGCTAGCTGCGCGAGATCGCAGGATCCAGGTGCTCGCGCTTGATGGGGAGCGCGCACCCCGGCGCGGGGTTGCGCTTTCAGTGTCGGCCTCTGCACTGTTGGAGGTGCTGCAGCGGGCTCGCTCGAACGCTGTCATGCTTCTTGACGGTGCCGTGGACCAGTTAAGTAGTGGCGTGCTCAAGGACGGGCGCGTCGTGCTCAATATTGGCGACGCCGTCGTCGGCGCACGGCGAGGCACAGCGGTGGGTGACGCCAATGGCAGTGCTCGCACGGCCTTTGACGATTTGAGCCCAGCTACGGTGATCGCGTCAAAGGCCTTATGGGAGCAGACTTTCAGTTCCGGCGGGAAGAGGGTATACCTGCCTGACCTCTCACTGGACCTGCTGGCACGAGCCCGGCACCCAGAGCGCCTGGGACGCGAGCTCTGTCAGACGCGCAAGCGGCCCCAGCCCAAGGAGGAAGCCCAGGCACAGGAGCTGCTGCGGAGCTTGCGCCATCGTGCCAGGGTGCTGAAGCTCCTGCCTGAGGCCGATCGAACAGAGGTGCTGGGCCGCACCCTGGCGGGACCTTTGATCAAGTTGGCTTTGCTCTGTGGCTCGCTCCCGAGTGAGCTAGTGGCAGAAGCACAAGGCTTGGCGGCGAGTCTGGTGCCGCCGAGCGCGGAGGAGCCCTTGTCCTCGCTGCCCCTGGTGGATCGAGTGCTGCTGCACGCCTTGGCCCATCGGGAACGCGTAGATCTGGAAGAGTTGTTGGTTGCTCGCGCCAGGGAAGGCACCAGTGTCCCGCTCCGGTTTTACGGAGATCGCCTGCGCGTTACTTTGCCGGTGCTTGAGCGCCTTGAGGGGCTGCCCGGCTCTCTCCTGACACCGCAGGCGGCGGACTCGTGTGCCTTCGCCGCCACCCACGGCCTGCGGGTTGTGGAGGACGGCTTGGAGGTCACTGGTAGGGCCTACCTGTACGGTGTGAGACCACAGGACACTGAGCTGCAACTGGAACTTGTTTCAGGCCACGGAGACGCCCAGGTGCTCGATTGGTCGCCATGTGGTGCACCGCAGGCTGACCTGTATGCGAACGATCCTTGGACCTCATACGCCGAATCTGGGTTCCGTGCGGTGATTCCAGTTGATGCCCTCGCGGGTGAGGCACAGATCAGGGTGCGGCTGCGAGCAGCAGACCATGAGCTGAGCACCTGGCTCCCAGCACCACCGCAGGCCGTGGGCCGGTGCCCTGGGGCTTGCTCCGGGACTGCCTGGACCTGGTGGCCCGGAGAAGACGGCGAGACCTGTATCAGCCTCTCTGAGGCGCCACAGCCCTCAGATCTTGCGGAGTTGAGCGTCATAGTGGCAGGAGCCAGCCTCTTAGGTTGCAAGCTACGTCTGATGCTGCAGACGAATGGTGGCCAGCTCACAGGCCTTGAGGCGGTCTCGTCTCAAGGCACGGTGCCGTTCACCCTCACTGAGGAGGGCGGCACGCTAAGCGCTGTTGTCGACCTGCAGGAATCTGGGCTGGCACGTGGTGGGCACCGCTTGCGCTGGCTTACTGCGGACCAGCAGGGCTGGTGCCAGGCGGCTCCAGACCTGGAGGTGGCTACGCTCAAACTGCTGGGTACTACCCACGGGGCCCGCCTGCGTGCGGCAATAGGCGGCGAGGCGGTGCTGACTTTGACGGCGCCGTTGACCGTCTTTGAGCAGTCCGCTTACGGGCGCCAGCAACTCGTCCAGGAGATTTTTGGCCCACTGGTGGACGCGGTGCTTTTCGAGTCCTTCAGGGGTAGGTCCACGGCAGACAACCCGGGCGCGATCTTCCAGGATTTCAAGGAATACGGCGTGAATGTGCCGCTGTGGTGGTCTGTGGAGGATGGAGCGGCGCCCCGAGGGAGCGTGCCGGTGGTGACCGGATCGTGCCAATGGTTCCGGGCGCTGCGTACGGCGCGCGTGATCGTCACTAATGACAACCTGCCCTACTGGTTCCGCAAGCAACCGGGGCAGCATGTGCTCCAAACCTGGCACGGCAGTACGGTTAAGCACCTGCTCCGTGATGCACCTGGTCAAACTGTGTCGCTGCCGTACCGGCACCTGATGGCCAGGCAGGTGTCCCAGTGGGACCTGCTGCTGGCACAAACCGAGCAGGCGGGCCAGCGGCTGTGCTCCGCGATGGGTTACGAGGGCAAGGTGCTCGTGGGGGAGTACCCCCGGAACGTGGGCCTGCTTGGTGGCGAGAAGGTCCGCCTCCAGGCCCGCCGTGCGTTGGGTATTGATGCCGCCACCAAGGTGGTGCTCTACGCCCCTACCTGGCGAGAGGCCCTGCGGGATGGGCCTCGTTCGGCTCCAAGCTTGTTTAATCCGGTGGCGCTCGCGGCCAGCACGGGAGTCACGGTGCTGGTGCGTAGCCACCACATGAATGAGCTGAGGGCCGACGGCGTAGGAGTGGTGGACGTCAGCCAGTATCCCAATGCTGAGGGCCTCATGCTGGCGGCGGACGTGCTCGTCTCTGATTACTCAAGCATTGTTTTTGACTGGGCGTTGACTGGCAAGCCCTGCGTTCTGCATGTGCCGGACCTGGAGGAGTACCGGCAAGAGCGGGGCCTGTACGGGAGCTGGCCTGACGATTCGGGACTGCCTGTCTCCCGGAACCAGGCGGAGTTGACCGACGCTGTGCTGGCGGCCCTGGCGGCTCCAGTTCCGGCCCAGGTGCCGGACCCTGAACCCGTCCAGCAGACGCTTAAGCAGGTTCGCGAGTGGATCACCGAGGCACTGGGGCTTGAGTGACCAGTGATTGACCAGTGGCGGATTCTGCGCCACTCGATATGATCACTGAGGTTCCCCTCCCCATTTCCCAGCCGGCGTCCCGGTGGAAAGGCGGCATTGTGGCCGGCTCACTCTCCAAACGTGCAGTGACGGTGCGTAAGGCACTGTGGCATATGCGCCATGGTGGCTTAGATGGGCTCCGTGAGTTCCAGCGTAGGCGTCGTGCTACGGCTTGGGCGCGTCCTGGTAGCCGCAGGCGGGGGCGCAAGGGGGAGGTCGTCTTCCCGCCCTGGCTGCTTCCAGATCCTGCAGTAGTCGCGCCCCGGCACGACCTGACTGTCGGGATCATCGCCGATGAGTTCACTATGCTCGCGCTGCAGTACGAGTGGCGGACGATCCCTTTACTTCCGGGGCAGTGGCGGGAGCAGGTGGTGGAGCAGCCTATCGATCTGCTTTTCGTGGAGTCGGCCTGGCACGGCAACGGCGATTCCTGGCGCTATCAGGTGGTTGGGGCCAAGGGCCCCTCCTCCCACCTGCGTGAGCTGGTGGAAGGCCTGCGCGTTGCGGGAGTGCCCACGGTCTTCTGGAACAAGGAGGACCCAGCCCACTATGAGGAGGCCATTGAGGCGGCGCGCCTGTTCGACTGGGTCTTCACCACTGACGAGACCCTCCTGCCCCGTTACCGTCAGGACCTGGGCCATGACCGCGTGGCGTGCCTGCCTTTCGCGGCCCAGCCCACGATCCACAACCCGATCCGGCTGCTGGGGGAGGACGGTAAGCCGGAGGAGCTGCGGGATGTGGCGTTTGCGGGCATGTACTTCGCCCACAAGTACCCGCAGCGCCGGGAGCAGATGGAAACACTGCTGGGAGCAGCTATTGATGTTGAGCCCAAGCTGGACACGGGCCTTGACATTTTCTCCCGGTACCTGGGGGCGGATCCGAACTACCAGTTCCCAGAACCCTATGCTGGCCACGTGCGCGGCTCACTCAGCTACCCGCAGATGCTGGCTGCCTACCGCGGCTACCGGGTGTTCTTGAACGTGAACTCGGTGGTGGACAACCCTTCCATGTTCGCCCGCCGGATCTTTGAGATCACTGCCTGCGGCACTCCGGTGGTCACCATGCCTTCGCCCGCGACCAGCCGTTTCTTGCCTCCTGGGACGCTAGCAGTGGTCAACGATCGTGAGGAGGCCGGGCACACTCTACGGGCTTTAGTGGGGAATACGGACCTGCGTGACCGCATGGTTTTCCTGGCGCAACGGGAGATCTGGCTCCATCACACCTACTCTGAGCGGGTGGACCAGGTGCTGCACGCCGTCGGCATGGGGGAGAAGGCGGCTAAGCGGCCCACCGTGGCGCCGCTGGTGTCTACTATCCGCCCGGAGCGGCTGCTGGGGGTGCTGGAGACTTTGGCCATGCAGCAGGAGGTGGAGCAGCGCCCGGTGATCCTCACGCATGGCTTTGAGGCGGATGATGTGGCGCGTGCCCGGGCCCGTGATCTGGGCCTGGATGTGGAATGGATGTGCGCTAATTTGGGAGACCGGCTGGGGCGTAACTACAACCGCATGCTGGAGCGGGCGGAGGCGGAGTACATCGCCAAGATGGATGACGATGACCTCTACTCTCGCTGGTACTTGTTTGATTCCCTGGTTGCTGCGCAGTATTCGCGGGCAGAGGTGGTGGGCAAGCACGCCTGTTTCATGCACCTGGAGGCGGGGGATCTGATGGTGCTGCGCTTTCCCGAGTGGGAGCACCGCTACACGGCTTTCGTGGCTGGCCCGACGATCGTGGCCCGCACGGACATCGCGCGGCAGGTGGGTTTCCCGGAGACCACCACCGGTGAGGACACTGGCTTCCTGCGTTCGGTGGCTGATGCTGGTGGGCGCATTTACTCGGCTTCACGCTTTGGTTTTGTGCAACGCCGTGAGGCCCGTGGTGGGCACACCTGGGGTATCTCCTCCGCAGAGGTACTGGCCACGGGGCGCATTGCGCACTGGGGTGGGCCTGGTGAGGGTGAGCTGCCTGGGGAGTCGCTGTGAGCAGCGCTCGCCTGCAGGTGCTCGTTGTTGACGACGGCGGCGGGGATCTGGACGCCACCAGGGCTTCGCTGGCGGCCGAGGGCGCCCAGGAAACGGCGCTGGTATTGACGCCTGCGGAGGTGCCTTCGGTGGTCTCTCAGTTGCGTGGCGGCAGGTTGCTGGTGCTGCGTGCCGGGGACCAGCTGGAGCCAGGTTTTGCGGTGTCCCTTTCCAGCTCAGGCCGGGCCGGGACCGTGTTCACGCGTCTTCTACGGGCCCCGGAGCCGGGCCGTGGCGGCCAGGCAACTGACGACCACCCGCTGGCAGCGCGTTTCATGCACGGCAGTCGCGCCACTAACCTGCGCGCTGAGCCGCACCTGTTCACCTCTGGTCTGGCTGGGGCGGTGCTCGTTGTTCCCAACGCTGGACTGCCAGCCTGGGACCCTGCTGACTCGGCGGGTTCTAGCCTGCTGATCCGTCACTTGGCTGCGCACCGTGACCGGCTGCTGCTCCATGACGGCCCTGGCGTGGTCCTGCGTTTCCCCGGGGAACCTAGGCCTTTCTCCCGCTTTGAGGACTACCAGCAGACCTTGGCGTCAGATGTGCCGTCCTGGCTGGCGGCAGCCCGGCAATGCGGTGGGGGGCAGGTGCGGTCGTGGGTGTGGCAGCTGGTGCTGCGCCAGCTGGTGGAGGTCACTGACGCGGATCGAGGACTGCGTTTTGTTGCGCGGGGTCTGGACGATGACGGGCGCGCGTGGGTGGTTTCCAGGTTGCGGCAGCTGCTTAAGCAGGTGGGGGTGCAGCCGGTGCAGGAGTACTGTGCCAG from Actinomyces respiraculi carries:
- a CDS encoding CDP-glycerol glycerophosphotransferase family protein, whose translation is MLALDGERAPRRGVALSVSASALLEVLQRARSNAVMLLDGAVDQLSSGVLKDGRVVLNIGDAVVGARRGTAVGDANGSARTAFDDLSPATVIASKALWEQTFSSGGKRVYLPDLSLDLLARARHPERLGRELCQTRKRPQPKEEAQAQELLRSLRHRARVLKLLPEADRTEVLGRTLAGPLIKLALLCGSLPSELVAEAQGLAASLVPPSAEEPLSSLPLVDRVLLHALAHRERVDLEELLVARAREGTSVPLRFYGDRLRVTLPVLERLEGLPGSLLTPQAADSCAFAATHGLRVVEDGLEVTGRAYLYGVRPQDTELQLELVSGHGDAQVLDWSPCGAPQADLYANDPWTSYAESGFRAVIPVDALAGEAQIRVRLRAADHELSTWLPAPPQAVGRCPGACSGTAWTWWPGEDGETCISLSEAPQPSDLAELSVIVAGASLLGCKLRLMLQTNGGQLTGLEAVSSQGTVPFTLTEEGGTLSAVVDLQESGLARGGHRLRWLTADQQGWCQAAPDLEVATLKLLGTTHGARLRAAIGGEAVLTLTAPLTVFEQSAYGRQQLVQEIFGPLVDAVLFESFRGRSTADNPGAIFQDFKEYGVNVPLWWSVEDGAAPRGSVPVVTGSCQWFRALRTARVIVTNDNLPYWFRKQPGQHVLQTWHGSTVKHLLRDAPGQTVSLPYRHLMARQVSQWDLLLAQTEQAGQRLCSAMGYEGKVLVGEYPRNVGLLGGEKVRLQARRALGIDAATKVVLYAPTWREALRDGPRSAPSLFNPVALAASTGVTVLVRSHHMNELRADGVGVVDVSQYPNAEGLMLAADVLVSDYSSIVFDWALTGKPCVLHVPDLEEYRQERGLYGSWPDDSGLPVSRNQAELTDAVLAALAAPVPAQVPDPEPVQQTLKQVREWITEALGLE
- a CDS encoding glycosyltransferase family protein; the protein is MLALQYEWRTIPLLPGQWREQVVEQPIDLLFVESAWHGNGDSWRYQVVGAKGPSSHLRELVEGLRVAGVPTVFWNKEDPAHYEEAIEAARLFDWVFTTDETLLPRYRQDLGHDRVACLPFAAQPTIHNPIRLLGEDGKPEELRDVAFAGMYFAHKYPQRREQMETLLGAAIDVEPKLDTGLDIFSRYLGADPNYQFPEPYAGHVRGSLSYPQMLAAYRGYRVFLNVNSVVDNPSMFARRIFEITACGTPVVTMPSPATSRFLPPGTLAVVNDREEAGHTLRALVGNTDLRDRMVFLAQREIWLHHTYSERVDQVLHAVGMGEKAAKRPTVAPLVSTIRPERLLGVLETLAMQQEVEQRPVILTHGFEADDVARARARDLGLDVEWMCANLGDRLGRNYNRMLERAEAEYIAKMDDDDLYSRWYLFDSLVAAQYSRAEVVGKHACFMHLEAGDLMVLRFPEWEHRYTAFVAGPTIVARTDIARQVGFPETTTGEDTGFLRSVADAGGRIYSASRFGFVQRREARGGHTWGISSAEVLATGRIAHWGGPGEGELPGESL